A single region of the Chlamydia sp. genome encodes:
- a CDS encoding glycogen/starch/alpha-glucan phosphorylase: MHFDRTKINVESMKQAILERIYCGVVQTPLSASTRDIFTAVAKTVLEWMARGWLKTQSSYYDNDVKRIYYISMEFLLGRSLKNNLLNLGLLDLVKEALSDLGYDFDRLVEMEYDAGLGNGGLGRLAACYLDSMATLGIPAYGYGLRYDYGIFDQKIENGYQVESPDEWLRYGNPWEICRGEYLYPVHFYGKVKHSVDSRGRDVAELVDSQEVLAMAYDVPVPGFNNDTVNSLRLWQAQSRHGFDFSYFNHGNYIRAIEDLALASNITRVLYPNDAISEGQELRLKQEYFLVSATIQDILRRYTKTHLSLDKLPEKVSVQLNDTHPALGIAEMMHLLVDREELDWDVAWDATTRIFNYTNHTILPEALERWSLDLFSKVLPRHLEIIYEINSRWLAKVSQKYPEDNDKRRALSIIEEGSSKFVNMANLAVVGTNKVNGVSTFHSQLIKKTLFKEFVEFFPDKFINVTNGITPRRWLALSNERLSSLLNRTIGTDYLTNLIHIQKVIPLAEDSGFREEWKKIKNQNKEELTTHIHKELGVSVDPYSIFDCHIKRIHEYKRQLMNILRVIYFYNEIRNCSVNIVPTTVIFGGKAAPGYAMAKLIIKLINNVAHIINNDPKSKDLLKVVFWHNYRVSLAEKIIPATDLSEQISTAGMEASGTGNMKFALNGALTIGTMDGANIEMAEHIGKEHMFIFGLLEEEICALRKEYYPQGICNANPKIQEALDFLLHARLPHEDKDLFKPIVNRLLNEGDPFFVLADLESYIDAQNNVANLFKQPEEWTKKSIYNVGGMGFFSSDRSIADYTSKIWNVS, encoded by the coding sequence ATGCACTTCGACCGGACTAAGATCAATGTCGAGTCTATGAAGCAAGCTATCCTAGAAAGGATATATTGTGGAGTAGTTCAGACCCCTTTATCCGCATCAACTAGGGACATTTTTACTGCGGTTGCTAAAACTGTGTTAGAGTGGATGGCTAGGGGATGGTTAAAGACTCAAAGTAGCTACTATGACAATGACGTAAAGCGTATCTACTATATCTCTATGGAATTTCTGCTGGGAAGGAGTTTAAAAAATAATTTATTAAATTTAGGCCTTCTAGATTTAGTGAAGGAAGCCCTCTCGGATCTTGGGTATGATTTTGATCGGCTTGTTGAGATGGAGTACGATGCAGGGCTTGGAAATGGGGGATTAGGGCGATTGGCTGCTTGCTACCTTGATTCTATGGCCACTCTTGGTATTCCTGCTTATGGATATGGTCTTCGTTATGATTATGGCATTTTTGATCAGAAGATAGAGAATGGTTATCAAGTTGAATCTCCTGATGAGTGGTTGCGTTATGGTAATCCTTGGGAGATTTGTCGAGGAGAATATTTATACCCTGTACATTTTTATGGGAAAGTGAAGCATAGTGTTGATTCTAGGGGTAGGGATGTTGCAGAATTGGTTGATTCTCAAGAAGTTCTAGCTATGGCGTATGATGTTCCTGTTCCAGGGTTCAATAACGATACAGTGAATTCTTTACGCCTGTGGCAAGCACAGTCTCGTCATGGATTTGATTTTAGTTATTTCAATCACGGCAATTATATTCGTGCCATTGAAGATCTTGCATTAGCAAGCAACATTACTCGTGTACTTTATCCTAATGATGCTATCTCTGAAGGACAAGAATTACGTCTCAAACAGGAATATTTTCTTGTATCTGCTACTATACAAGATATCCTTCGTCGTTACACAAAAACGCATCTTTCTTTAGATAAATTACCAGAAAAAGTTTCTGTCCAACTTAACGACACTCATCCGGCTTTGGGAATTGCAGAAATGATGCACTTATTAGTCGATCGTGAAGAGTTAGATTGGGATGTTGCTTGGGACGCAACAACAAGAATATTTAATTACACTAACCACACAATTCTGCCTGAAGCTCTGGAGCGTTGGTCGTTAGATTTATTTTCTAAAGTGCTCCCTCGCCATTTAGAAATTATTTACGAAATTAATTCGCGCTGGTTAGCAAAAGTTTCTCAAAAATATCCAGAAGATAATGATAAGCGTCGAGCTCTTTCCATCATTGAAGAAGGGAGTTCTAAGTTCGTGAATATGGCTAATCTAGCTGTAGTTGGGACGAACAAAGTGAATGGTGTATCAACCTTCCATTCGCAACTTATCAAAAAGACTTTATTTAAAGAATTTGTCGAGTTTTTCCCAGATAAATTTATCAATGTTACCAATGGGATTACACCTAGACGTTGGTTAGCTCTTTCCAATGAAAGATTAAGTTCGTTGTTAAATCGTACAATAGGTACGGATTATCTAACGAATCTCATTCATATACAGAAAGTGATTCCTTTAGCTGAAGACAGTGGATTTAGGGAAGAGTGGAAGAAGATCAAAAATCAAAATAAAGAAGAACTGACGACACATATCCATAAAGAACTTGGAGTTTCTGTAGATCCATATTCTATTTTTGATTGTCACATTAAGCGGATACATGAGTATAAACGCCAACTCATGAATATTCTCCGTGTCATTTATTTTTATAATGAAATTCGGAATTGTTCTGTAAATATTGTTCCAACTACCGTCATTTTTGGAGGTAAAGCGGCTCCTGGTTATGCTATGGCAAAATTAATTATTAAATTAATTAATAATGTTGCACATATCATTAATAATGATCCCAAATCAAAAGATCTACTGAAAGTTGTTTTTTGGCATAACTATAGAGTGTCGTTAGCAGAAAAGATAATTCCTGCAACAGATTTATCTGAACAGATTTCAACAGCGGGAATGGAGGCTTCAGGTACAGGCAATATGAAATTTGCTCTAAACGGAGCTTTGACAATTGGTACTATGGATGGAGCCAATATTGAGATGGCTGAACATATAGGAAAAGAGCATATGTTTATTTTTGGCCTTCTAGAAGAAGAAATTTGTGCTCTTCGGAAAGAGTATTATCCGCAGGGGATATGTAATGCTAATCCTAAAATTCAAGAGGCATTAGATTTTCTTTTACATGCGAGACTTCCACATGAAGATAAAGACCTTTTTAAACCAATTGTTAATAGGCTTCTGAATGAAGGAGATCCTTTCTTTGTGTTAGCAGATTTGGAGTCCTATATCGATGCGCAGAACAATGTTGCGAACTTGTTTAAGCAGCCCGAGGAGTGGACTAAGAAATCTATTTACAATGTTGGAGGAATGGGATTTTTCTCAAGTGATCGATCCATTGCGGACTATACATCGAAGATTTGGAATGTCTCCTAA
- a CDS encoding type II CAAX endopeptidase family protein, which produces MINLGLSIAFVGLSSLLSKGFFTWPNPGRLVRLPFNLVCLGVILFFLPAALPNWEPLSSISGVAFHGIFVFSAFLFLLLGLPTYITQSILHAGETSSSTPLLLAIGAGIRIWVITITITQILARLLQFIWPLVLPGLFFQEQIITEEIREQLLTRPDYLYILCVAMFIPIAEEIFFRGILQTFFKSKFSRWQAIVISSLIFAITHIEASLGSLIFVPTLFVFSLCAGFVYEKMRHIAAPITLHILFNSCQLILLSL; this is translated from the coding sequence ATGATAAATTTAGGACTCTCAATAGCTTTCGTCGGACTCTCGTCTCTTCTATCGAAAGGTTTTTTTACATGGCCGAATCCAGGAAGACTTGTTAGGCTACCTTTTAATCTGGTTTGCTTAGGAGTTATTCTGTTTTTTTTACCGGCTGCGCTGCCAAACTGGGAGCCTCTTTCTTCCATCTCCGGAGTAGCTTTTCATGGTATTTTTGTCTTCAGTGCTTTTCTTTTTCTCCTGTTAGGATTACCAACTTACATAACTCAATCAATTTTGCACGCAGGAGAAACTTCTAGTTCAACTCCTCTACTATTAGCTATAGGGGCAGGGATCCGCATATGGGTCATCACAATCACAATCACGCAGATATTGGCACGATTATTACAATTCATTTGGCCCCTTGTCCTACCAGGATTGTTTTTTCAAGAACAGATCATTACAGAAGAAATTCGGGAACAGCTGTTAACTAGACCAGACTATTTGTATATCCTCTGTGTGGCTATGTTCATTCCCATCGCAGAAGAAATCTTTTTTAGAGGAATTCTCCAAACTTTTTTCAAAAGTAAATTCTCTAGATGGCAAGCCATTGTAATTAGCTCCCTTATTTTTGCAATCACGCACATAGAAGCCTCTTTGGGAAGCTTGATTTTTGTTCCAACACTATTTGTATTTTCATTATGTGCGGGATTTGTTTACGAGAAGATGAGGCACATAGCTGCTCCTATAACCTTACATATTCTTTTCAACAGCTGCCAACTGATCCTGCTATCTTTATGA
- a CDS encoding CT253 family lipoprotein, with product MQKSRLLAFVGLSLLTANIFSGCSVSPSGSYHAKLYTRGSKARGVVAMLPVLYRTEKSAEILPWNLQAEFSEEISKRLHSSDKLLLIKHHASAGVAAQFFSPTPNISPELAVQLLPAEFVVATEILEQKTVEDALNPSISASVRVRVFDIRHNKISMIYQEILDANQPLASGSNDYHRYGWRSKNFDSTPMGLMHHRLFREIVARVEGYVCANYS from the coding sequence ATGCAAAAATCCCGGTTACTAGCTTTTGTTGGTCTTTCGCTCTTAACAGCAAATATTTTTTCTGGTTGTTCTGTATCACCCTCTGGTAGCTATCATGCTAAGCTGTACACCAGAGGGAGCAAAGCGCGGGGAGTTGTGGCTATGCTTCCTGTTCTCTATCGTACAGAGAAGTCTGCAGAAATCCTTCCTTGGAATTTGCAAGCTGAATTTTCAGAAGAAATTAGTAAGCGCCTGCATTCATCTGACAAATTGCTGCTCATCAAGCATCATGCATCAGCAGGTGTTGCCGCACAGTTTTTCTCTCCCACTCCAAATATTTCCCCTGAATTAGCAGTTCAATTGTTGCCTGCTGAATTTGTAGTAGCTACTGAAATATTAGAGCAAAAGACTGTGGAAGATGCTTTAAACCCTTCTATTTCAGCATCTGTTCGTGTGCGAGTGTTTGATATTCGTCACAACAAAATTTCTATGATATATCAAGAAATTTTGGATGCAAATCAACCTCTTGCCTCTGGCAGCAATGACTATCATCGCTATGGATGGCGTTCTAAGAATTTCGATTCGACTCCAATGGGTCTTATGCACCACAGGTTGTTTAGAGAGATTGTTGCTCGCGTAGAAGGGTATGTTTGCGCAAACTACTCTTGA
- a CDS encoding prolipoprotein diacylglyceryl transferase yields MIRCELSRILLSFPQVGLQLSWYGVLFSLGIFFSSLAGIKLATTLCKNEKVQKELRISLENFALGALLAIVVGARVFYVLFYGGDFYFENPSEILKIWKGGLSSHGAIAAVIIWSAVFSRQHIRRLPMLSVIYICDLCGAVFGCAALFIRIGNFMNQEILGTPTSMPWGVIFANSSSQISRHPVQLYEGFSYFLLSCILYRLCYRRIIRLGSGYSAAGALIGVACIRFLAEFFKMHQGAWLSEGGILTIGQWLSIPLLFLGAGIIWFASKKRSL; encoded by the coding sequence ATGATTCGTTGTGAACTATCTAGGATTCTCCTGTCTTTCCCGCAAGTTGGGCTTCAGTTATCTTGGTATGGGGTCCTCTTCTCTTTAGGAATTTTTTTTTCATCTCTTGCAGGGATTAAACTTGCAACGACTCTTTGTAAGAACGAAAAAGTTCAAAAAGAGTTGAGAATAAGCTTAGAAAATTTTGCTTTAGGGGCTCTTTTAGCTATAGTTGTAGGGGCTCGAGTATTTTACGTTCTCTTCTATGGAGGGGATTTTTATTTTGAAAACCCTTCAGAAATTTTGAAGATATGGAAAGGAGGTCTTTCTAGCCACGGTGCTATAGCTGCTGTGATCATTTGGTCAGCAGTCTTCTCTCGACAGCATATTCGGCGACTCCCGATGCTTTCTGTAATCTATATCTGTGATCTTTGTGGTGCAGTTTTTGGTTGCGCAGCTTTATTCATCCGTATAGGTAATTTCATGAATCAAGAGATTCTGGGAACGCCAACGTCTATGCCATGGGGGGTCATTTTTGCTAATAGTAGCAGTCAGATTTCAAGACATCCTGTTCAGCTTTATGAAGGCTTTAGCTATTTTCTATTATCATGTATTTTATACAGACTTTGTTATCGACGGATTATTCGCTTAGGTTCGGGTTATAGTGCGGCAGGAGCTTTGATTGGAGTAGCCTGCATTCGTTTTCTTGCTGAATTTTTTAAAATGCATCAAGGAGCTTGGCTCAGCGAGGGGGGTATATTAACTATTGGACAATGGTTATCTATCCCTTTGTTGTTTTTAGGAGCAGGAATTATCTGGTTTGCTAGCAAAAAACGCAGCTTATAG
- a CDS encoding pyruvate dehydrogenase complex dihydrolipoamide acetyltransferase, with protein sequence MVSLLKMPKLSPTMETGTLVKWHKNKGDEVHFGDVLLEISTDKAVLEHTASEDGWLLEILIKEGTKVPIGTPIAVFSTEQNAKYDLEHLLPLEAVPITDELPGEVLPKNSSPKEPSCASPSMSIVGFRPEPPLKTPLIMKFPGDQTLASPLAKKLAKEQNLDLSGVVGSGPGGRIIKKDLEKAPPLRIAGFGYPESPDVNPGSYEEEPLSPIREVISKRLQAAKTFIPHFYIRQRVYATPLLALLNELQAQNIKLSINDCIVRACALALKEFPEINSGFNSVDNTIIRFSTIDISIAVAIPDGVITPIVRCADRKNVGVISSEIKDLAVRARQQSLKEEEYKGGSFCISNLGMTGITDFTAILNPPQAAILAVGSVEEQPVVLNGELAVGSTCMLTLSVDHRVIDGYPAAMFMKRLQKLLEAPAVLLLN encoded by the coding sequence CCTACAATGGAAACAGGAACCCTTGTTAAATGGCACAAAAATAAAGGAGATGAAGTCCATTTCGGAGACGTATTGCTAGAAATCTCAACCGATAAAGCTGTTTTAGAACATACAGCATCTGAGGATGGTTGGTTGCTGGAAATTCTTATAAAAGAAGGAACAAAAGTTCCTATTGGCACTCCTATAGCAGTGTTTTCAACAGAACAAAATGCAAAGTACGATTTGGAACACCTTTTACCTTTAGAAGCAGTCCCCATCACTGATGAGCTTCCTGGAGAAGTTTTACCGAAAAATTCTTCCCCGAAAGAGCCTTCATGCGCTAGTCCTTCCATGTCTATTGTGGGATTCCGACCAGAACCTCCTTTAAAAACTCCTTTGATCATGAAATTCCCTGGGGATCAAACATTAGCTTCTCCCTTAGCCAAAAAATTAGCCAAGGAACAGAATTTAGATCTTTCTGGAGTCGTAGGCAGTGGCCCTGGAGGGCGAATTATAAAAAAAGATCTAGAGAAAGCTCCTCCTTTAAGAATAGCGGGCTTTGGCTATCCTGAATCCCCGGATGTCAATCCAGGTTCTTATGAAGAAGAACCTCTATCTCCTATTCGAGAAGTGATATCTAAACGTTTGCAAGCGGCCAAAACATTTATTCCTCATTTCTATATAAGGCAACGAGTTTATGCTACTCCACTACTTGCTTTACTAAATGAGCTTCAAGCACAAAATATCAAACTTTCGATCAATGACTGCATTGTACGAGCTTGTGCTCTAGCCTTAAAAGAATTTCCAGAAATTAATTCTGGATTCAATAGCGTAGACAATACGATCATTCGTTTTTCTACTATTGATATCTCCATTGCTGTAGCTATTCCCGACGGAGTCATTACTCCTATTGTCCGTTGTGCAGATAGAAAGAATGTTGGCGTAATTTCTTCGGAAATTAAAGATCTAGCAGTAAGAGCAAGGCAACAGTCTCTCAAAGAAGAAGAATATAAAGGAGGCTCTTTCTGTATTTCTAACTTAGGAATGACAGGAATCACCGACTTTACGGCTATTCTTAATCCTCCTCAAGCAGCTATTCTTGCTGTAGGAAGTGTAGAAGAACAACCGGTAGTCTTGAATGGAGAACTTGCTGTAGGATCGACTTGCATGTTAACATTATCGGTAGATCACCGAGTAATTGATGGGTATCCTGCAGCAATGTTCATGAAACGACTACAAAAACTTCTTGAAGCCCCGGCAGTCTTGCTTCTTAACTAA
- a CDS encoding MazG nucleotide pyrophosphohydrolase domain-containing protein: MEEDSILQLAAVSRAMALQGVCPWTNLQSIDSMLQYIAGECQELADAVQGNKAALEIASEAGDVLTLVLTLCFLLEREGKLKAEEVFTEAIAKLRRRSPHVFDPNNQISLEEAEECWSRVKEQEKIS; this comes from the coding sequence ATGGAAGAAGATAGTATTTTACAATTAGCTGCAGTTTCGCGAGCAATGGCTTTACAAGGAGTTTGTCCATGGACAAATTTGCAGAGCATTGATTCCATGCTGCAGTATATAGCGGGAGAGTGTCAAGAATTAGCAGATGCCGTGCAAGGTAATAAGGCTGCTCTCGAAATTGCATCAGAGGCAGGAGACGTTCTCACCTTAGTATTAACTTTATGTTTCTTACTCGAGAGAGAAGGAAAACTCAAGGCTGAAGAGGTTTTTACTGAGGCGATAGCAAAGCTACGTCGTCGGTCTCCTCATGTTTTTGATCCCAATAATCAAATTTCTTTAGAAGAAGCAGAGGAATGTTGGTCTCGCGTGAAAGAACAAGAAAAAATTTCTTAA
- the dnaA gene encoding chromosomal replication initiator protein DnaA, whose protein sequence is MRAWEEFLLLQEKEIGVDTVNKWLRSLKVLCFDACNLYLEAKDSFQVTWFEEHIRHKVKSSLINNNGKPIRVRITSLDKSTPFKEAQIQQEKTAYFTMQYGDIDPQMSFANFLVTPENDLPVRILQEFAKVSELGKDFPFNPIYLFGPESSGKTHLMQAAVGVLRESGVKTLYVTSELFTEHLVSAIRSGEMQRFRAFYRNVEALFIEDIEVLSGKGATQEEFFHTFNSLHTEGKLIVISSTFAPGDLKAMEERLISRFEWGIAIPVSPLTKEGLKSFLERKVETLNIRIEETALDFLIQALSSHVKSLLHALITLAKRVSYKKLSHQMLYQGDIEALLHDVLLAAENIRLTPQSIVQATAQYYTVSPESILGRSQSREYVLPRQVAMFLCRQKLSLSYVKIGEVFSRDHSTVISSIRAVSQKLEEPDRENDVSCAVQELMKQLSSAYQSLDFIVD, encoded by the coding sequence ATGCGAGCTTGGGAAGAATTCCTTTTGCTACAAGAAAAAGAGATTGGAGTGGACACAGTCAATAAATGGCTGAGGTCCTTGAAGGTCTTGTGCTTTGATGCATGTAACCTGTATTTGGAAGCAAAAGATTCTTTTCAAGTGACTTGGTTTGAAGAGCATATTCGCCATAAGGTCAAATCTAGCTTAATCAATAACAACGGAAAGCCTATTCGGGTTCGGATTACTTCTTTAGATAAATCTACGCCATTTAAGGAGGCTCAAATTCAACAAGAGAAAACTGCGTACTTTACTATGCAGTATGGGGATATTGACCCACAGATGTCTTTTGCGAATTTTCTTGTGACTCCAGAAAATGATTTACCTGTAAGGATTCTTCAAGAATTTGCTAAAGTGTCCGAGCTAGGAAAAGATTTTCCTTTTAATCCTATTTATCTCTTCGGTCCTGAAAGTTCTGGGAAAACACATCTTATGCAGGCCGCTGTTGGCGTTTTGCGTGAGTCTGGAGTAAAAACTTTATATGTCACCTCCGAATTATTTACAGAACATCTGGTGTCCGCTATTCGTTCTGGTGAAATGCAGCGTTTCCGGGCGTTTTATCGTAATGTTGAAGCTTTATTCATAGAGGATATAGAAGTTCTATCAGGTAAAGGGGCTACTCAAGAAGAGTTTTTCCACACATTCAACTCTTTGCACACCGAAGGGAAGTTGATAGTGATTTCTTCTACTTTTGCTCCGGGAGATTTGAAAGCCATGGAAGAGCGACTGATTAGTCGTTTTGAGTGGGGAATTGCAATCCCAGTCAGTCCTCTGACAAAAGAAGGTTTAAAAAGCTTTTTAGAAAGAAAAGTAGAAACCCTTAACATACGTATAGAAGAAACTGCTTTAGATTTTCTTATTCAAGCATTATCGTCCCATGTAAAATCTTTGTTGCATGCATTAATAACTTTGGCTAAAAGAGTTTCTTATAAAAAATTGTCTCATCAAATGCTTTATCAAGGGGATATAGAAGCTTTATTGCATGACGTATTGCTTGCCGCAGAGAACATTCGATTGACTCCACAGAGTATTGTACAAGCCACTGCACAATATTACACAGTGTCTCCTGAAAGTATTTTAGGTCGTTCTCAGTCTCGAGAATATGTTTTGCCTAGGCAGGTTGCGATGTTTTTGTGTAGGCAAAAGCTATCTTTATCATACGTAAAGATCGGCGAAGTCTTCTCTAGAGATCATTCTACGGTTATTTCATCAATTCGAGCGGTTTCTCAGAAACTAGAAGAACCTGACAGAGAAAACGATGTTTCATGCGCGGTACAGGAATTGATGAAACAACTTTCCTCTGCTTATCAAAGTTTAGATTTTATAGTGGACTAA
- the yidC gene encoding membrane protein insertase YidC, translating into MSMNKRTLLFVSLVSIAFLGCQIFFGYRDFKSCQDLAKKQRVISEQILASTEQLSVVPWTASPEDKESTNQYAVCLGNRLFLLTKGGAHPTVYSKGSSWNLIEQTSTFGGILVSLYGETGKEVPSKGGSVYLPNQKDSFPVVVAEFRRNQEPLVFLGEYKDGKISNKTATIYGTSLVFLNTGNEFVPLGIYNSKEECVESLDLPMARAVVFADKEIPSASGGYYVLSNEYMQLVVSQESGSIEGINLPFASDREGSKSIVNEIGFDKEIAVSAPSEASFPGVESVDFLRQSVPNVVGGYYPLLRRGPLSDARKTIPSKYQALNIVSGRELSSPVATGFRVISFDNKTLVLESGDGRIRKTYVLGEQPYAFELEVQTTREQEDLWITSGIPEVEIMSNAFVPAIKYYAVKKNKSDLINVKLPKAKNTLLMRNNIAPQWILNSNGYFGVILTPRTPIPAGYASSFIPGNIVPTRLSQLPPKDQAYPAAKYPGYVAMLPLPKEAGHYRFMVYAGPLAEPSLKALDKAYMNSKGETPEYVDAIAFRGFFSFITEPFAALLFIIMKFFKFLTGSWGISIILLTIVLKLLLYPLNAWSIRSMRRMQKLSPYIQDIQQKYKREPKRAQMEIMALYKLNKVNPITGCLPLLIQLPFLIAMFDLLKSSFLLRGASFIPGWIDNLTAPDVLFSWQTPIWFIGNEFHLLPILLGIVMFIQQKISAAKRKGPVSDQQRQQEAMGTMMALLFTFMFYNFPSGLNIYWFSSMLLGVIQQWVTNKILDEKHLKHEVIVNKKR; encoded by the coding sequence ATAAGCATGAATAAGCGAACGTTATTATTTGTTTCTTTAGTAAGTATAGCATTTCTAGGGTGTCAAATTTTCTTTGGGTATCGAGACTTCAAATCATGCCAGGATTTGGCCAAAAAACAGCGAGTTATTTCTGAACAAATATTAGCTTCAACAGAGCAATTAAGCGTAGTCCCCTGGACAGCCTCTCCGGAAGATAAAGAGTCAACGAATCAGTATGCTGTTTGTTTGGGAAATCGCCTATTTCTTTTAACGAAAGGAGGCGCACATCCCACAGTTTATTCTAAAGGCTCTTCTTGGAATTTGATAGAACAAACAAGTACTTTTGGAGGGATTCTTGTCTCCTTGTATGGAGAAACAGGCAAGGAAGTCCCATCGAAGGGAGGTTCTGTATATCTTCCCAATCAAAAAGACTCTTTCCCAGTTGTTGTAGCGGAGTTTCGGAGAAACCAAGAACCTCTCGTTTTCCTAGGGGAATATAAAGATGGGAAAATTTCGAATAAGACTGCAACTATTTACGGGACCTCATTAGTTTTTCTAAACACAGGAAATGAGTTTGTGCCTCTGGGTATCTATAACTCTAAGGAAGAATGTGTGGAGTCTTTAGACCTTCCTATGGCTCGAGCTGTTGTCTTTGCTGACAAAGAAATCCCTTCAGCATCTGGGGGCTATTACGTTCTTTCTAATGAATATATGCAGCTTGTGGTTTCACAAGAGAGCGGATCCATTGAAGGAATTAATCTGCCCTTTGCTTCTGATAGAGAAGGAAGTAAAAGTATTGTTAATGAGATTGGTTTTGATAAAGAGATAGCAGTTAGTGCTCCATCGGAAGCTTCTTTCCCTGGAGTTGAGTCGGTTGATTTTCTACGGCAAAGTGTGCCGAATGTTGTTGGTGGGTATTATCCTTTGCTTAGACGAGGACCGTTATCTGATGCCCGTAAAACTATTCCTTCAAAATATCAAGCTTTAAATATTGTTTCTGGAAGAGAGTTATCTTCTCCTGTTGCAACAGGTTTTCGTGTTATTTCTTTTGATAATAAAACCTTAGTTTTAGAGAGCGGAGATGGAAGAATTCGGAAAACTTACGTTCTGGGTGAACAGCCTTATGCTTTTGAATTAGAAGTTCAAACTACTAGAGAACAAGAAGACTTATGGATAACTTCAGGGATCCCTGAAGTAGAAATCATGTCCAATGCTTTCGTTCCAGCTATTAAGTATTACGCTGTGAAAAAAAATAAGAGCGATTTAATCAACGTCAAGTTACCTAAAGCGAAAAATACTTTACTCATGCGTAATAATATTGCTCCTCAATGGATTTTGAATTCTAATGGGTATTTTGGGGTGATTTTAACTCCAAGAACTCCTATTCCTGCAGGTTACGCTTCCTCTTTTATCCCAGGAAATATAGTTCCTACACGACTTTCTCAACTTCCTCCTAAAGATCAGGCCTATCCTGCAGCCAAATACCCCGGCTATGTGGCAATGTTGCCTTTACCTAAAGAGGCTGGTCATTATCGATTTATGGTGTATGCAGGGCCTTTAGCTGAGCCTTCTTTGAAAGCTTTAGATAAAGCTTATATGAATTCTAAAGGAGAAACACCTGAATATGTTGATGCAATTGCTTTTAGAGGCTTCTTTAGTTTTATTACAGAGCCTTTTGCAGCTTTGTTATTCATTATCATGAAATTCTTTAAGTTTTTAACTGGCTCTTGGGGAATTTCAATTATTTTATTAACAATTGTGTTGAAGCTTTTGCTTTATCCCTTAAATGCATGGTCCATTCGATCTATGCGTCGCATGCAAAAATTATCTCCGTATATTCAAGATATTCAGCAGAAATATAAGCGTGAGCCTAAACGAGCTCAAATGGAAATTATGGCGTTGTATAAGCTGAATAAAGTGAATCCAATAACGGGGTGCTTACCTTTGCTTATTCAGTTGCCGTTTCTTATAGCTATGTTCGATTTATTGAAATCCTCTTTTTTATTAAGGGGAGCGAGCTTTATTCCTGGATGGATTGATAATTTAACTGCTCCGGATGTTCTTTTTTCTTGGCAGACACCGATATGGTTTATTGGAAACGAGTTTCACCTTCTTCCTATTCTATTGGGGATTGTGATGTTTATTCAGCAGAAAATTTCTGCTGCTAAAAGAAAAGGGCCTGTTTCGGATCAGCAGCGTCAACAAGAAGCTATGGGAACTATGATGGCGTTATTGTTTACATTTATGTTTTATAATTTCCCATCTGGGTTGAATATTTACTGGTTTTCTTCAATGTTGCTTGGTGTTATCCAACAGTGGGTAACAAACAAAATTTTGGATGAAAAACACTTAAAGCACGAAGTGATTGTTAATAAGAAGAGATAG